The sequence TGTCAAATGGCGTGGGCTTCCCAAATGGTGGAAAGAGTTTGTGGCTTTATAGTGCGACCTAAAAGTTGGTTTGGTGAAGCCCTGATGGAGAATTAATTCGCTTTTGGTCTTTCAATGACCTCTTGGTGCATAAGCGAACACGTCTGCGTGCATGCGTTCGGCAGGCATTCCGGCAGCCACCAGAGCGTCGAGCGTGGCATAGACCATCACTGGTGAGCCGCTCACATAGAACTCGTAATCGGCCAGGTCTGCCAGGTCTTCGCAGACGGCCTGGTGCAGCATGCCCTGGCGTCCGGGCCAGTCCGGCTGGTCGCTAACCACCTGCTCCAGATACAAGTTGGGATGCGCTCGCCACTGTTCCCAATAGGGGGCTTGATACAAGTCGGCGGTCTTGCGCACTCCCCAGTACAGATGGATCGGGTGTTCAAAGCCGCGGTTCAGAGCATCCTGGATCAGGCTTTGCATTTGTGCCAACCCGGTGCCAGCGGCAATCAGTACCAGTGGGCGGTTGGGCAGCTCCAGTAGGTGGCAGTTGCCAAAGGGAACCTTGACCCGGGCCAGACGCTGTTGCTGCAACTGTTCTATCAGTTGCTGGGCCGAAGCTTCCCGGCTCAGGATGTGCAACTCCAGCAGCCGTGGTTCCGATGGTGCGGAGGCGATGGAGAAGGCTGAGGCCTCGCCGTCGTCGCGCTCGAGTAGCAGATACTGGCCGGCATGGTAGTGCAGGGGTTTGCCGGCCGGGGTGCGCAAGCGCACGCGCCAGACATCGCCGCCGAGTTCCTGGAGCTCTTCGAGCTGACAAGCCAGGCTGCGCAGTGGCAGCTCGCCGGGGGCCAGGACGCCTTCCCAGTGCAGTTCGCAGTCTTCCAATGGCTCGGCCAGGCAGGTGAAGAGTTCACCTTGGGCAAGCTGTGAGTCGCCCTGGCGCACCCGGCCGCTGATCAGGTTGGCGGCGCAGATGTGGCAGTTGCCATTGCGACAGCTTTGCGGTGCATCAAAACCCAGACGCCGCGCCGCATCAATGATGCGCTCGCCGGGTTGTAGTTCCAGTACGTGCCCCGAGGGTTGCAGGGTTACTTTCATCAATCGATTCCCAGCTCGGCCCAGAGTGCGTCGATTCGTTGCACCACGGTGGGGTCCTGGGCAATGGCTACACCCCATTCGCGGGTGGTTTCGCCGGGCCACTTGTTGGTGGCATCCAGACCCATTTTGCTCCCCAGGCCAGAAATTGGCGAGGCGAAATCCAGGTAGTCGATCGGGGTGTTGTCGATCATCACCGTGTCGCGCTTGGGGTCCATGCGGGTGGTGATGGCCCAGATCACATCGTGCCAGTCGCGGGTGTTGATGTCGTCATCGACCACGATTACGAACTTGGTATACATGAACTGGCGCAGGAAACTCCAAACTCCGAGCATGACCCGCTTAGCGTGACCCGGATACTGCTTCTTCATTGACACCACCGCCATCCGGTAGGAGCAGCCTTCCGGCGGCAGGTAGAAGTCGGTGATCTCCGGGAACTGCTTCTGCAAGATGGGAACGAACACCTCGTTCAGGGCCACGCCGAGGATCGCTGGCTCATCCGGCGGGCGGCCGGTGTAGGTGCTGTGGTAGATCGGTTTTTCGCGGCGGGTGATGCGCTCAACGGTGAACACCGGAAAACTGTCGACTTCGTTGTAATAGCCGGTATGGTCGCCGAACGGGCCTTCCTCGGCCATCTCGTCCGGGTGGATCACCCCTTCGAGGATGATTTCGGCACTGGCCGGTACTTGCAGCTCACTGCCCCGGCACTTGACCAGTTCGGTGCGCTGGCCACGCAGCAGGCCGGCAAAGGCGTATTCGGACAGGCTGTCGGGCACCGGGGTGACCGCGCCGAGAATGGTTGCCGGATCGGCGCCCAATGCGACCGCGACCGGAAACGGCTGACCGGGGTGCTTTTGCTGCCACTCGCGAAAATCCAGAGCGCCACCGCGATGGCTGAGCCAGCGCATGATGACCTTATTGCGACCGATCACCTGCTGGCGGTAGATGCCCATGTTCTGCCGCTCCTTGTGCGGTCCCTTGGTGACGACCAGGCCCCAGGTGATCAGCGGGCCGGCATCGCCTGGCCAGCAGGTCTGCACTGGAATGCGACCCAGATCAACGTCATCGCCTTCTTCGATTACCGCCTGGCAGGGGGCATCACGCACCACCTTGGGCGCCATGGACAGGACTTTCTTGAAGATTGGCAGTTTCGACCAGGCGTCCTTCAGGCCCTTGGGCGGGTCGGGTTCCTTGAGAAACGCCAGCAGCTTGCCGATCTCACGCAGTTCGCTAACGTCGCTGGCACCCATGCCCATGGCTACCCGCCCGGGGGTACCGAACAGGTTGCCAAGTACAGGCATGTCGAAGCCGATGGGGTTTTCGAACAGCAGGGCCGGGCCGGCCTTGCGCAGGGTGCGGTCGCAGATCTCGGTCATCTCCAGCACCGGTGAAACCGGGGTCTGGATGCGTTTCAGTTCACCGGCCTTTTCCAGGCCCTTGATGAAATCGCGCAGGTCGGAATATTGCATCTCAGCTTCAAGCCTCAAGCGGCAAGCTGCAAGCAGTCCGTGGATCGCTCCAGCTTGGGGGTGGTCAGATGCGCATTATGCCGGTAAAGCGGTCTGCCGGGTGGCAGAAAGTGCAACAGGCTGCAAGTGCGGTTAACACCTGCAGCCTGTGACTGGGCGTACAGCTTAGTTTTTACTGCGCTTCATCGACTGGAAGAACTCGTCGTTGGTCTTGGTGTCTTTCAGACGGTCGAGGAGGAATTCGATGGCGGCGATTTCATCCATGGAGTGCAGGATCTTGCGCAGAATCCACATCCGTTGCAGTTCGTCGTCGCTGGTCAGCAGTTCTTCGCGGCGGGTGCCCGAGCGGTTGATGTTGATCGCCGGGAATACGCGTTTCTCGGCAATCTTGCGATCCAGGTGGATCTCCATGTTGCCGGTGCCCTTGAATTCTTCGTAGATCACTTCGTCCATCTTCGAGCCGGTATCGACCAGCGCGGTGGCGATGATGGTCAGGCTGCCGCCTTCCTCGATGTTACGCGCGGCACCGAAGAAGCGCTTGGGCTTTTCCAGGGCGTGAGCGTCGACACCACCGGTCAGGACCTTGCCGGAGCTCGGGATCACGGTGTTGTAGGCGCGGGCCAGACGGGTAATGGAGTCGAGCAGGATGATCACGTCTTTCTTGTGCTCGACCAGGCGTTTGGCTTTCTCGATTACCATCTCGGCAACCTGGACGTGGCGGCTCGGCGGCTCGTCGAAGGTTGAGGCGACCACTTCGCCGCGCACGGTGCGTTGCATCTCGGTCACTTCTTCCGGGCGCTCGTCGATCAGCAGTACGATCAGGTGGCATTCGGGGTTGTTGCGTGCGATGTTCGAAGCAATGTTCTGCAGCATCAGCGTCTTACCGGCCTTCGGCGGGGCTACCAGCAGGCCGCGTTGGCCTTTGCCGATCGGGGCGCACAGATCGATGATGCGTGCCATCAGGTCTTCAGTTGAGCCGTTGCCGGCTTCCATCTTCAGCCGTTCGTCCGGGAACAGTGGGGTCAGGTTCTCGAACAGGACCTTGTTCTTGGTGTTTTCCGGCCTGTCGAAGTTGATCGAGTCAACTTTGAGCAGAGCGAAGTAGCGTTCACCATCCTTGGGAGGGCGAATCTTGCCGGAAATGGTGTCACCAGTGCGGAGGTTGAAGCGGCGGATTTGGCTGGGAGAAACGTAGATGTCGTCGGGGCCGGCGAGGTAGGAGGAGTCGGCCGAGCGGAGAAAACCAAAACCATCCTGCAGAATTTCCAAAACGCCATCGCCGTGAATATCTTCGCCGCTCTTGGCGTGCTTCTTGAGTATGGCGAAGATCACATCCTGCTTGCGTGATCGGCCCATGTTTTCAAGGCCCATCTGGTCGGCGATTTCAAGCAGTTCGGAAATGGGTTTTTGTTTGAGTTCAGTCAGATTCATAGGGTCGGTTAAATAGTGAGTTTTCGGCAGGACGGGTTTGTCCGAAGTCGCCCAGGTGAATGGGGGACAGTGATTCAAAGGATGCTAAGTAGGGAAGCCACAGCCGCAGGGAGCGGCAAGGGATTGGGCAAATCTAACACTGCCAGGCGACGACGTCCAGCCTGTATGCATAATCCCCGGCCGAAGCCGGGGAGAAGCGGGTCACAGATTGCTGTCGAGGAACGCAGCCAGCTGTGACTTGGACAGGGCGCCGACCTTGGTAGCTTCGACATTGCCGTCCTTGAACAGCATCAGAGTCGGGATGCCACGCACGCCGTACTTGGGCGGGGTATCGGTGTTTTCGTCGATGTTCAGCTTGCAGATTTTCAGCTTGCCTTCGTAATCCTTGGCGATTTCGTCAAGGACCGGTGCGATCATCTTGCACGGGCCACACCACTCTGCCCAGTAGTCGACTAGTACCGGGGCGTCGGACTTGAGGACTTCGGCCTCAAAGCTGCCGTCGGTGACATGCACGATCAAATCACTCATGTGTCTCTCCAAGGGAAATAAGGGTTGGAATGGCGTGCATCATAGCACCACCGTGCGGCCAAGCGGAAGGCGAGTCGGTTTGCTGCAGCGAGTGGGCAAAGGCGCGGGTTGCAGTGTTAGAATCCGGACAGACTTTTCAAGGGACATTGGTATGGCACAGACAGAACTGGCCGACTTTCCATTGATCGCCGCAATTGACCTGGGCTCCAACAGTTTCCACATGGTGCTGGCCAGGGTTGATCACGGCGAGATCCGAATTCTTGAGCGCCGCGGGGAAAAGGTCCAACTGGCCGCCGGGCTCAATGAGCTGGGCGAACTGAGTGAAGAGGCGATGCAGCGTGGGCTGGATTGTTTACGCCGTTTCGCCCAGTTGATCAGCGGCCTGCCCGATGGTGCGGTACGGATCGTCGGTACCAATGCCCTGCGTGAGGCGCGCAACCGGGCTCAGTTTATTCGTCAGGTGCGGCAGATTCTCGGTCATCGGGCTGAGGTGATTTCCGGGCGCGAAGAGGCGCGGCTGATTTATCTGGGGGTTTCGCACACCCTGGCCGATGATGCCGGCAAGCGCCTGGTAGTCGATATCGGTGGTGGCAGTACCGAGTTCATCGTTGGTGAGCGCTTTGAGTCGCTGCTGCGTGAAAGTCTGCATATGGGCTGTGTGTCCTACAGCCGTGACTTCTTTGCCGACGGGCGGATTTCAGCTGCCCGTTACGCCCAGGCCTATACCGCCGCGCGCCTGGAGCTGATGAATATCGAACAGGCCATCAGCCGTCTGGGCTGGCAGGAGGCGGTCGGCGCATCTGGGACCATTCGTGCCGTGGGCTTGTGCATTCAGGCGGCCGGGCGTGGTCAGGGCGAGGTAACGCTTGAGGGTTTGCAATGGCTCAAGCGCAAGGTACTCAAGGCCAGCCATGTCGACAAGCTGGAGCTGGATGGGCTCAAGCCAGATCGGCGGCCGATTCTGCCGGCCGGTCTGGCGATCCTTGAAGCCCTGTTTGACGCTCTGGGGGTACAAAGCATGACACATTCAGAAGGGGCGTTGCGTGAGGGCGTGCTGTACGACCTGATAGGCCGCCACCAACACGAGGATGTGCGTGAGCGAACCCTGAATGCGCTGGTCGAACGTTGTCATGTCGATCTGGAACAAGCAGCCCGGGTCGAGGCCAAGGCCATCAGCTTGCTGGGTAAGGTCAACGGGGCCTGGGGACCGTTCGATGCCAAGCAGGTCGAGCTGCTGCGTTGGGCTGCCCGGGTTCACGAAGTGGGGTTGGATATTGCCCACAATCAGTACCACAAGCACGGCGCCTATCTGATCGAGCATGCCGACCTGCCGGGATTTTCACGCCAGGACCAGCAGGCGCTGGCGTTACTGATCCGTGGTCAACGGCGCAATTTGCCATCGGCTGAGCGGCTGAGCGAGTTCGGCGATGACTCTGGCTGGCTGTTGCGGCTCTGTATGCTGCTGCGTCTGGCCATCCTCTATCACCACATCCGAGGCTTTCAGGATATGCCGGCCCTGACGGTCGAGGCCGGCGATGACTTCCTGATTCTGAACTTCCCGGACGGCTGGCTCGAGAGTAATCCCCTGACCCAGGCCGATTTCGCTCAAGAGGCCCAGTTCTGGGCCAAGATTGGTTATACGCTGACAGTGCGCTGAGGCGAGCTGGCCAGCTTTTCCAGCAGTGTCATCTGTGCACTGCGCGGATTCTGATTGCCGGTCGGGCTTGAACGCAGATAGCTGCCGTCAGGCTGCAGAATCCAGCTCTGGGTATTGTCGCTGAGAAACACCTGCAACTCCTGCTTGGCGCGGCTGACCAGTTTCTTGCCTTCCAGCGGGAAGCAGGTCTCCACCCGGTTATCCAGATTGCGTTCCATCATGTCGGCGCTCGATAACCAAACCTGCTCCTGGCCTTCATTGAGGAAGTAATAGACCCGGCTGTGCTCCAGGAACCGACCGATGATCGAACGGACCGTAATGTTGTTCGACACCCCGGGAATGCCCGGGCGCAGACAGCACATGCCACGCACGATCAGATCGACCTTGACCCCGGCCTGCGAGGCCTTGAACAGCGCCTTGATCACCTTGGCATCGGTCAGAGCGTTGACCTTGGCGATGATGTGCGCGGGCTTGCCGGCCTGGGCATTGAGGGTTTCGCGGTTGATCAGCTCAAGCAGTCGTTTCTTCAGGGTGAAGGGCGCCTGCAGCAGTTTCTTCATGCGCAGGGTCTTGCCCATGCCGATCAGCTGGTTGAATAGTTTGTGCACGTCTTCAGTCAGGGCCAGGTCTGAGGTCAGGATGCTGTAGTCGGTATACAGCCTGGCGTTGCCGGCGTGATAGTTGCCGGTGCCAAGATGGGCATAGCGGCACAGGGTTTTGTCCTCGCGGCGCAGGATCAGCATCATCTTGGCGTGGGTCTTGAAGCCGACCACGCCGTAGATCACTACCGCTCCAGCCTGCTGCAAGCGGCTGGCCAGTTGCAGGTTGGATTCCTCGTCAAAGCGTGCACGCAGCTCGATCACCACCGTGACTTCCTTGCCATTGCGTGCGGCATCGACCAGAGCGTTGACGATTTCCGAGTTGGCACCGGTGCGATACAGGGTCTGCTTGATTGCCAGTACGTTGGGATCCTGGGCGGCCTGGCGCAACAGATCGACCACCGGGCTGAACGATTCGTAGGGGTGCAGCAGCAGGATGTCCTGCTTGCTGATTGCCTGGAACAGGTTGTCGGCACTCGAGAGTAGCTTGGGAATCCCCGGGCTGAACGATGGGAATTGCAGATTGGTGTGGTTGGTCAGGCCGGTGATCGAGAATAGTCGGGTCAGGTTGACCGGGCCGTTGACCTCGTACAGCTCCGACTCGCTCAGACCGAACTGCCTTAGTAGAAAGTCTGTCAGCGGCTTGGGACAATTGTCAGCGACTTCCAGACGTACCGCATCGCCGTAGCGACGTGACAGCAGTTCGCCGCGCAGGGCCCGGGCCAGATCATCGACCTCGTCCGGGTCGACGATCAGGTCGGCGTTGCGGGTCAGACGGAACTGATAGCAGCCCAGCACCTTCATGCCGGGGAACAGGTCGTCAGCATGGTCGTGAATGATCGAGGACAGGAACACGAAGTTGTCACCGCCGTCGCACAGTTCGTCTGGCAAGCGGATCAGCCGTGGCAGTGAGCGCGGTGCCGGGATGATCGCCAACCCCGAGTCGCGGCCGAAGGCGTCCACGCCCTCGAGTTGAACGATGAAGTTCAGGCTCTTGTTGACCAGCAGCGGGAACGGATGGGTGGGGTCAAGGCCAATCGGGCTGATGATCGGAGCCACTTCCTGGCGGAAGTAGCGGCGGATCCACAGGGTCTGCTTGTGGGTCCACTGCCGCCGGCGCACGAAGCGAATGCCGTGTTCGGCCAGTTGCGGCAGCAGTACGTCGTTGAGCAGGGCGTACTGGCGGGCCACCTGCTGGTGGGCGATTTCGCTGATCTTGCTCAGTACCTGTTGCGGTTGCAGACCGTCGGGCCCGGTCTGCTCGCGGGCGAAGGTGATCTGCTTTTTCAGCCCGGCGACGCGGATTTCGAAGAACTCGTCGAGGTTGCTGGAAAAAATCAGCAGGAACTTCAGGCGCTCGAGCAGCGGATAGGATTCATCCAGTGCCTGCTCGAATACCCGGATATTGAACTGCAACTGCGACAGTTCACGATGGATATACAGCTCCGGGGCATTGATGTCGGCCGGGGTTACCGGTTCGACCGCTGCTGGGGCGGAAACACTGTGGACCACCCGGGCTGGCGCCTCACTGGTCTCTAGCTCACTGGTTGCAGCCAGTTCGTCCTGGTCAGTGGGTACGCTCTTGAGTTCCTGCATGACATCCTCGATAACTTGGGTTACTCGCGGTCGCGCAACTGGCGGGCCGCAGTCTTGGCAAAATAGGTCAGGATCGCGTCGGCCCCGGCGCGCTTGATCGCGGTCAGAGATTCGAGAATCACCGCTTCGCTGAGCCAGCCGTTGGCGATGGCGGCCTGGTGCATGGCGTATTCGCCGCTGACCTGATAGACGAAGGTCGGCACCTTGAAGGTGTTCTTGACCCGGTGAACGATATCCAGATAGGGCATGCCCGGCTTGACCATGACCATGTCGGCACCCTCGCTCAAATCCTGGGCCACTTCGTGCAGCGCTTCGTCGCTGTTGGCCGGGTCCATCTGGTAAGCCGCCTTGTTGCTCTTGCCGAGGTTGGCGGCTGAGCCGACTGCGTCACGGAACGGACCGTAGTAGGCGCTGGCATATTTGGCCGAGTAGGCCAGAATCCGGGTGTTGACGTGTCCGGCGGCTTCCAGGGCCTGGCGCATGGCGCCGACCCGGCCGTCCATCATGTCCGAGGGGGCAACAATGTCGGCGCCGGCTTCAGCATGCGAAAGCGCCTGTTTGACCAGTACCTCGACAGTGATGTCGTTAAGCACATAGCCGTTTTCATCAATGATGCCATCCTGGCCGTGGGTGGTGAACGGGTCCAGGGCCACGTCGGTGATAACCCCCAGTTCGGGGAAGTGGGCCTTGAGTTCGCGTACTGCGCGCTGAGCCAGACCGTCCGGGTTGTAGGCCTCGGCGGCATCCAGAGATTTGCGCTCCAGCGGTGTGACAGGAAACAGCGCTACGGCTGGGATTCCCAGTTTGACCAGTTCGGCGGCCTCTTCCAGCAGCAGATCAATCGACAGTCGCTCAACACCGGGCATAGAGGCTACTGCTTCGCGCTGATTGCGACCTTCAAGCACGAATACCGGGTAAATCAGGTCGTCGACACTCAGGCAAGTCTCGCGGACCAGGCGGCGGGTGAAGTCATCGCGGCGATTGCGACGCAGGCGGCTCAACGGAAACTGGCGGCTGGCTGGTTCGAAACTCACTGGAACTCCCGGGGTGTCACAGACACCTGTCTGGTTTACGTTATACGTCCAGATTATGACGGAATTGCGACAGCAAGCGTAAGGCCATCTGGTCCTCTTGGTCGGTGCTGGGATGGCGGGCGAGTTCGACCCGGTTGCGACCCATTGCCTTGGCGCGATAAAGCGCCGCATCGGCAGCGGCCAGCAGCGTCTCGAAAGCGTAGCCATGATGTTCCGAGCAGGCCACGCCGAGGCTGATGCTCAGTGGCACCTCGTGGTCGGCCAGTTCCTGGGGCTGCAGGCCGACGCTGCGGCGGATGCGCTCGGCCACCTGACCGGCACTGTGCGTGTTCAGGCCGGGTAAGATCAGGGTGAATTCTTCGCCGCCAAAACGGCCGAGCAGGTCGTCGCTGCGTAATTGCTGACGGATGCGTGCGACCATATGACACAGCACTGCATCGCCGATCTGATGGCCGAATTGGTCATTGACCCGTTTGAAGTGGTCGGCGTCGAGCATGATCAGAGTAATCGGCTGCTGGGTTTGGCTGGCGTGTTCTAGCTGAGCCTGGGCCTGTTGCGAGAAGCTGCGGCGGTTGAGAGTGCCGGTCAGGGCGTCGCGTTCGGATAGTCGGCGCAGGTTCAGGGTGCTGCGATAGTGGCTCATCAGGATGAAGCCGCCGGCAATGCCGATCTGGGCCACCATCACGGCCAGCAGGGTCAGGTGCTGTAACGGGCTATCGGCCATCGGCTGGGCGGGCATGGCATCGTTGAGGCTGGCGATCGCCCGGACCATCAGACCAAAGCAACATAACAGGGTCAGAATA is a genomic window of Halopseudomonas phragmitis containing:
- a CDS encoding CDP-6-deoxy-delta-3,4-glucoseen reductase — its product is MKVTLQPSGHVLELQPGERIIDAARRLGFDAPQSCRNGNCHICAANLISGRVRQGDSQLAQGELFTCLAEPLEDCELHWEGVLAPGELPLRSLACQLEELQELGGDVWRVRLRTPAGKPLHYHAGQYLLLERDDGEASAFSIASAPSEPRLLELHILSREASAQQLIEQLQQQRLARVKVPFGNCHLLELPNRPLVLIAAGTGLAQMQSLIQDALNRGFEHPIHLYWGVRKTADLYQAPYWEQWRAHPNLYLEQVVSDQPDWPGRQGMLHQAVCEDLADLADYEFYVSGSPVMVYATLDALVAAGMPAERMHADVFAYAPRGH
- the ubiD gene encoding 4-hydroxy-3-polyprenylbenzoate decarboxylase, which translates into the protein MQYSDLRDFIKGLEKAGELKRIQTPVSPVLEMTEICDRTLRKAGPALLFENPIGFDMPVLGNLFGTPGRVAMGMGASDVSELREIGKLLAFLKEPDPPKGLKDAWSKLPIFKKVLSMAPKVVRDAPCQAVIEEGDDVDLGRIPVQTCWPGDAGPLITWGLVVTKGPHKERQNMGIYRQQVIGRNKVIMRWLSHRGGALDFREWQQKHPGQPFPVAVALGADPATILGAVTPVPDSLSEYAFAGLLRGQRTELVKCRGSELQVPASAEIILEGVIHPDEMAEEGPFGDHTGYYNEVDSFPVFTVERITRREKPIYHSTYTGRPPDEPAILGVALNEVFVPILQKQFPEITDFYLPPEGCSYRMAVVSMKKQYPGHAKRVMLGVWSFLRQFMYTKFVIVVDDDINTRDWHDVIWAITTRMDPKRDTVMIDNTPIDYLDFASPISGLGSKMGLDATNKWPGETTREWGVAIAQDPTVVQRIDALWAELGID
- the rho gene encoding transcription termination factor Rho, with the translated sequence MNLTELKQKPISELLEIADQMGLENMGRSRKQDVIFAILKKHAKSGEDIHGDGVLEILQDGFGFLRSADSSYLAGPDDIYVSPSQIRRFNLRTGDTISGKIRPPKDGERYFALLKVDSINFDRPENTKNKVLFENLTPLFPDERLKMEAGNGSTEDLMARIIDLCAPIGKGQRGLLVAPPKAGKTLMLQNIASNIARNNPECHLIVLLIDERPEEVTEMQRTVRGEVVASTFDEPPSRHVQVAEMVIEKAKRLVEHKKDVIILLDSITRLARAYNTVIPSSGKVLTGGVDAHALEKPKRFFGAARNIEEGGSLTIIATALVDTGSKMDEVIYEEFKGTGNMEIHLDRKIAEKRVFPAININRSGTRREELLTSDDELQRMWILRKILHSMDEIAAIEFLLDRLKDTKTNDEFFQSMKRSKN
- the trxA gene encoding thioredoxin TrxA, coding for MSDLIVHVTDGSFEAEVLKSDAPVLVDYWAEWCGPCKMIAPVLDEIAKDYEGKLKICKLNIDENTDTPPKYGVRGIPTLMLFKDGNVEATKVGALSKSQLAAFLDSNL
- the ppx gene encoding exopolyphosphatase, giving the protein MAQTELADFPLIAAIDLGSNSFHMVLARVDHGEIRILERRGEKVQLAAGLNELGELSEEAMQRGLDCLRRFAQLISGLPDGAVRIVGTNALREARNRAQFIRQVRQILGHRAEVISGREEARLIYLGVSHTLADDAGKRLVVDIGGGSTEFIVGERFESLLRESLHMGCVSYSRDFFADGRISAARYAQAYTAARLELMNIEQAISRLGWQEAVGASGTIRAVGLCIQAAGRGQGEVTLEGLQWLKRKVLKASHVDKLELDGLKPDRRPILPAGLAILEALFDALGVQSMTHSEGALREGVLYDLIGRHQHEDVRERTLNALVERCHVDLEQAARVEAKAISLLGKVNGAWGPFDAKQVELLRWAARVHEVGLDIAHNQYHKHGAYLIEHADLPGFSRQDQQALALLIRGQRRNLPSAERLSEFGDDSGWLLRLCMLLRLAILYHHIRGFQDMPALTVEAGDDFLILNFPDGWLESNPLTQADFAQEAQFWAKIGYTLTVR
- the ppk1 gene encoding polyphosphate kinase 1, whose product is MQELKSVPTDQDELAATSELETSEAPARVVHSVSAPAAVEPVTPADINAPELYIHRELSQLQFNIRVFEQALDESYPLLERLKFLLIFSSNLDEFFEIRVAGLKKQITFAREQTGPDGLQPQQVLSKISEIAHQQVARQYALLNDVLLPQLAEHGIRFVRRRQWTHKQTLWIRRYFRQEVAPIISPIGLDPTHPFPLLVNKSLNFIVQLEGVDAFGRDSGLAIIPAPRSLPRLIRLPDELCDGGDNFVFLSSIIHDHADDLFPGMKVLGCYQFRLTRNADLIVDPDEVDDLARALRGELLSRRYGDAVRLEVADNCPKPLTDFLLRQFGLSESELYEVNGPVNLTRLFSITGLTNHTNLQFPSFSPGIPKLLSSADNLFQAISKQDILLLHPYESFSPVVDLLRQAAQDPNVLAIKQTLYRTGANSEIVNALVDAARNGKEVTVVIELRARFDEESNLQLASRLQQAGAVVIYGVVGFKTHAKMMLILRREDKTLCRYAHLGTGNYHAGNARLYTDYSILTSDLALTEDVHKLFNQLIGMGKTLRMKKLLQAPFTLKKRLLELINRETLNAQAGKPAHIIAKVNALTDAKVIKALFKASQAGVKVDLIVRGMCCLRPGIPGVSNNITVRSIIGRFLEHSRVYYFLNEGQEQVWLSSADMMERNLDNRVETCFPLEGKKLVSRAKQELQVFLSDNTQSWILQPDGSYLRSSPTGNQNPRSAQMTLLEKLASSPQRTVSV
- the hemB gene encoding porphobilinogen synthase, producing the protein MSFEPASRQFPLSRLRRNRRDDFTRRLVRETCLSVDDLIYPVFVLEGRNQREAVASMPGVERLSIDLLLEEAAELVKLGIPAVALFPVTPLERKSLDAAEAYNPDGLAQRAVRELKAHFPELGVITDVALDPFTTHGQDGIIDENGYVLNDITVEVLVKQALSHAEAGADIVAPSDMMDGRVGAMRQALEAAGHVNTRILAYSAKYASAYYGPFRDAVGSAANLGKSNKAAYQMDPANSDEALHEVAQDLSEGADMVMVKPGMPYLDIVHRVKNTFKVPTFVYQVSGEYAMHQAAIANGWLSEAVILESLTAIKRAGADAILTYFAKTAARQLRDRE
- a CDS encoding GGDEF domain-containing protein is translated as MSVELDITTLAITLSLVTLSMTLLLCMAAWHADNQQGLRHWALGNSALMLGLLLNINQDYLHHGLSVILANGLMAGGLGIIWLGIRAFKGLSQPRAVPIASALLMMLLLWLLRFPIDSLVARVSISSLGFALLCLLCSRELLIKVEPPLRGAYWFTGILTLLCCFGLMVRAIASLNDAMPAQPMADSPLQHLTLLAVMVAQIGIAGGFILMSHYRSTLNLRRLSERDALTGTLNRRSFSQQAQAQLEHASQTQQPITLIMLDADHFKRVNDQFGHQIGDAVLCHMVARIRQQLRSDDLLGRFGGEEFTLILPGLNTHSAGQVAERIRRSVGLQPQELADHEVPLSISLGVACSEHHGYAFETLLAAADAALYRAKAMGRNRVELARHPSTDQEDQMALRLLSQFRHNLDV